The segment TCAGATTCGATTTATCAGAAAATTTTCTCTCACATAGATCACacttaaacggtttctcacGCGTATGCACTCTTTGGTGAAGATTCAAACTGCTTGACTGAGTAAAACACTTTTTGCACAAATCACATTTATATGGTTTCTCACCAGTATGCACTCTTTGATGTTTAATCAAACTGCTTGACTGAGTAAAACACTTTTTGCACAAATCACATTTATATGGTTTCTCACCAGTATGCAGTCTTTGATGTTTAATCAAATGGTTTAATtgagaaaaacactttttgcacgaattacatttaaacggtttttcacctgtgtGCACTCTAAGATGTATCTTCAAATTGCGCA is part of the Artemia franciscana unplaced genomic scaffold, ASM3288406v1 Scaffold_5783, whole genome shotgun sequence genome and harbors:
- the LOC136043413 gene encoding zinc finger protein 664-like — protein: VADTSSSNTNTLLEASNSNLGNCYQRVHTRGKPYKCEVCSKSFSQLRNLKIHLRVHTGEKPFKCNSCKKCFSQLNHLIKHQRLHTGEKPYKCDLCKKCFTQSSSLIKHQRVHTGEKPYKCDLCKKCFTQSSSLNLHQRVHTREKPFKCDL